Proteins from a single region of Mustela erminea isolate mMusErm1 chromosome X, mMusErm1.Pri, whole genome shotgun sequence:
- the NKAP gene encoding NF-kappa-B-activating protein isoform X1: protein MAPVSGSRSPEGSASGSGGKRRSSSRSPKPSRSARSPRGRRSRSRSRSHSCSRNGLSHQLGSFGQGSRNQSYRSRSRSRSRERPSAQRGSTFASASSTAYYGGYSRPYGSDKPWPSLLDKEREESLRQKRLSERERIGELGAPEVWGLSPKNPEPDSDEHTPVEDDEPKKSTSSASTSEEEKKKKKKSNHSKERSKKKRKKKSSKRKHKKYSDDSDSDSDSDSDSSDEDTKRRAKKAKKKEKKKKHRSKKYKKKKSKKNRKDSSDSSSKDSQEEFLENPWKDRSKPEEPSDLIGPEAPKTLASQDDKPLNYGHALLPGEGAAMAEYVKAGKRIPRRGEIGLTSEEIASFECSGYVMSGSRHRRMEAVRLRKENQIYSADEKRALASFNQEERRKRENKILASFREMETISHCATLPWMA, encoded by the exons ATGGCCCCTGTGTCGGGTTCGCGCAGCCCTGAGGGATCGGCCTCGGGCTCCGGGGGCAAGCGTCGCAGTTCGTCCAGGAGCCCTAAGCCCAGCCGATCCGCCCGCTCCCCGCGGGGCCGTCGCTCGCGCTCGAGATCTCGCTCGCACTCTTGCTCTCGGAATGGTCTCAGCCATCAGCTGGGCAGCTTCGGTCAGGGCTCGCGAAACCAGTCCTACCGTTCCCGCTCGCGGTCCCGCTCCCGGGAGCGGCCCTCGGCGCAGCGGGGCAGCACCTTCGCTTCAGCCTCCTCGACCGCGTATTATGGCGGCTACTCGCGCCCCTACGGGAGCGACAAGCCGTGGCCCAGCCTTCTggacaaggagagggaggagagcctGCGGCAGAA GAGattaagtgaaagagaaagaattggAGAACTGGGAGCTCCTGAAGTATGGGGACTTTCTCCAAAGAATCCAGAACCAGA CTCTGATGAACACACACCAGTGGAGGACGATGAGCCAAAGAAAAGCACCAGTTCAGCTTCTACTTCAGAAG aagaaaagaagaagaagaagaagtctaaTCATTCAAAAGAGAGgtctaagaaaaagagaaagaagaaatcctctaaaagaaaacacaagaagtaCTCTGATGACAGCGACAGTGACTCTGACTCTGACTCAGACTCCAGTG atgaagatacaaaaagaagagcaaagaaagccaagaaaaaggaaaagaagaagaaacatagatc gaagaaatacaagaaaaagaagtctAAGAAGAATAGAAAAGATTCCAGTGATTCAAGCTCTAAAGATTCCCAGGAAGAGTTTCTGGAGAATCCCTGGAAGGATCGATCAA AGCCTGAAGAACCCTCAGACTTAATTGGCCCAGAGGCTCCAAAAACACTTGCCTCTCAGGATGATAAACCTTTGAA CTATGGCCATGCGCTGTTACCTGGTGAGGGTGCAGCTATGGCTGAATATGTGAAAGCAGGGAAACGTATCCCAAGAAGAGGTGAAATTGGCTTGACAAGTGAAGAAATTGCATCATTTGAATGTTCGGGTTATGTAATGAGTGGTAGCAG GCATCGCCGAATGGAGGCCGTGCGACTGCGGAAAGAGAACCAGATCTATAGTGCTGATGAGAAGAGAGCCCTGGCGTCCTTTAACCAAGAAGAGAGgcgaaagagagaaaacaagattcTGGCCAGTTTTCGAGAGATG GAAACAATTTCTCATTGTGCTACTCTCCCATGGATGGCTTAG
- the NKAP gene encoding NF-kappa-B-activating protein isoform X2, whose product MAPVSGSRSPEGSASGSGGKRRSSSRSPKPSRSARSPRGRRSRSRSRSHSCSRNGLSHQLGSFGQGSRNQSYRSRSRSRSRERPSAQRGSTFASASSTAYYGGYSRPYGSDKPWPSLLDKEREESLRQKRLSERERIGELGAPEVWGLSPKNPEPDSDEHTPVEDDEPKKSTSSASTSEEEKKKKKKSNHSKERSKKKRKKKSSKRKHKKYSDDSDSDSDSDSDSSDEDTKRRAKKAKKKEKKKKHRSKKYKKKKSKKNRKDSSDSSSKDSQEEFLENPWKDRSKPEEPSDLIGPEAPKTLASQDDKPLNYGHALLPGEGAAMAEYVKAGKRIPRRGEIGLTSEEIASFECSGYVMSGSRHRRMEAVRLRKENQIYSADEKRALASFNQEERRKRENKILASFREMVYRKTKGKDDK is encoded by the exons ATGGCCCCTGTGTCGGGTTCGCGCAGCCCTGAGGGATCGGCCTCGGGCTCCGGGGGCAAGCGTCGCAGTTCGTCCAGGAGCCCTAAGCCCAGCCGATCCGCCCGCTCCCCGCGGGGCCGTCGCTCGCGCTCGAGATCTCGCTCGCACTCTTGCTCTCGGAATGGTCTCAGCCATCAGCTGGGCAGCTTCGGTCAGGGCTCGCGAAACCAGTCCTACCGTTCCCGCTCGCGGTCCCGCTCCCGGGAGCGGCCCTCGGCGCAGCGGGGCAGCACCTTCGCTTCAGCCTCCTCGACCGCGTATTATGGCGGCTACTCGCGCCCCTACGGGAGCGACAAGCCGTGGCCCAGCCTTCTggacaaggagagggaggagagcctGCGGCAGAA GAGattaagtgaaagagaaagaattggAGAACTGGGAGCTCCTGAAGTATGGGGACTTTCTCCAAAGAATCCAGAACCAGA CTCTGATGAACACACACCAGTGGAGGACGATGAGCCAAAGAAAAGCACCAGTTCAGCTTCTACTTCAGAAG aagaaaagaagaagaagaagaagtctaaTCATTCAAAAGAGAGgtctaagaaaaagagaaagaagaaatcctctaaaagaaaacacaagaagtaCTCTGATGACAGCGACAGTGACTCTGACTCTGACTCAGACTCCAGTG atgaagatacaaaaagaagagcaaagaaagccaagaaaaaggaaaagaagaagaaacatagatc gaagaaatacaagaaaaagaagtctAAGAAGAATAGAAAAGATTCCAGTGATTCAAGCTCTAAAGATTCCCAGGAAGAGTTTCTGGAGAATCCCTGGAAGGATCGATCAA AGCCTGAAGAACCCTCAGACTTAATTGGCCCAGAGGCTCCAAAAACACTTGCCTCTCAGGATGATAAACCTTTGAA CTATGGCCATGCGCTGTTACCTGGTGAGGGTGCAGCTATGGCTGAATATGTGAAAGCAGGGAAACGTATCCCAAGAAGAGGTGAAATTGGCTTGACAAGTGAAGAAATTGCATCATTTGAATGTTCGGGTTATGTAATGAGTGGTAGCAG GCATCGCCGAATGGAGGCCGTGCGACTGCGGAAAGAGAACCAGATCTATAGTGCTGATGAGAAGAGAGCCCTGGCGTCCTTTAACCAAGAAGAGAGgcgaaagagagaaaacaagattcTGGCCAGTTTTCGAGAGATGGTATACAGAAAAACTAAAGGGAAAGATGACAAATAG